A section of the Streptomyces sp. SCL15-4 genome encodes:
- a CDS encoding MFS transporter → MTSIPTAHPAPPDRARWLALAIVMAAAFMDLVDVTIVNIAIPSIQRSEHASVGQIQWITAGYALAFAAGLITGGRLGDIHGRKRLFLVGIGGFTLASALCGFAVNPEMLVASRFLQGGMAALMVPQVLSIVHATFPAHERGKVFGLFGAIVGLGAVSGPLLGALLTEWNLFGLEWRPIFLINLPVGVLAWLLGRRFITESRAPKALKLDLVGVALVTLGLLMLLYPLIRGRELGWPLWGYGSMAGALVVFAGLVAYERRKAARDGSPLVELSLFRVKSFAAGIAVQTVFGIALGIFFLVWTLYMQLGLGWSPLRAGLTGVPFSLAVSTAAGLSVQQLVPRFGRKVLQAGALVMGAGVLLYLWEADRYGLAIASWQMALPLVVMGLGMGLIVAPLTDAVLSEVPREHAGSASGLINTVQQMGNALGLGLVSVVFFGQIDDRPAPDRAGPAFVDAFQHALWYVAAIMGAIFLLMSALPKRPAQHVEGAGQETPAGEREPEPQLVH, encoded by the coding sequence ATGACCTCGATTCCGACGGCGCATCCCGCTCCTCCCGACCGAGCCCGCTGGCTGGCCCTGGCCATCGTCATGGCCGCGGCCTTCATGGACCTCGTGGACGTGACGATCGTCAACATCGCCATCCCGTCCATCCAGCGAAGCGAACACGCCTCGGTCGGCCAGATCCAGTGGATAACCGCCGGCTACGCCCTCGCCTTCGCCGCCGGTCTGATCACCGGCGGCCGGCTCGGCGACATCCACGGCCGCAAGCGGCTGTTCCTCGTCGGCATCGGCGGCTTCACCCTCGCCTCCGCCCTGTGCGGCTTCGCGGTCAACCCCGAGATGCTCGTCGCCTCCCGCTTCCTCCAGGGCGGCATGGCCGCGCTGATGGTGCCGCAGGTGCTGTCGATCGTGCACGCCACCTTCCCCGCACACGAACGCGGCAAGGTCTTCGGCCTGTTCGGCGCGATCGTCGGCCTCGGCGCGGTCTCCGGCCCGCTGCTCGGCGCGCTGCTGACGGAATGGAACCTGTTCGGCCTCGAATGGCGGCCCATCTTCCTCATCAACCTGCCCGTCGGCGTCCTCGCCTGGCTGCTGGGCCGCCGGTTCATCACCGAGTCCCGCGCCCCGAAGGCGCTGAAGCTGGACCTGGTCGGCGTCGCCCTGGTCACGCTGGGCCTGCTGATGCTGCTGTATCCGCTGATCCGCGGGCGCGAGCTGGGCTGGCCGCTGTGGGGATACGGCTCGATGGCCGGCGCCCTCGTCGTCTTCGCGGGGCTGGTGGCGTACGAGCGGCGCAAGGCGGCGCGGGACGGCTCGCCGCTGGTCGAGCTGTCGTTGTTCCGGGTGAAGAGCTTCGCCGCCGGTATCGCCGTACAGACCGTGTTCGGCATCGCGCTCGGCATCTTCTTCCTGGTCTGGACGCTGTACATGCAGCTGGGCCTCGGCTGGAGCCCGCTGCGGGCCGGACTGACCGGGGTGCCGTTCTCGCTCGCGGTGTCCACGGCGGCCGGGCTGTCGGTGCAGCAGCTGGTCCCGCGGTTCGGCCGGAAGGTGCTCCAGGCCGGCGCGCTGGTGATGGGCGCGGGCGTGCTGCTCTACCTGTGGGAGGCCGACCGCTACGGCCTCGCCATCGCCTCCTGGCAGATGGCCCTGCCGCTGGTCGTGATGGGCCTCGGCATGGGGCTGATCGTGGCCCCGCTGACCGACGCGGTGCTCTCCGAGGTGCCGCGCGAGCACGCCGGGTCCGCGTCCGGGCTGATCAACACCGTGCAGCAGATGGGCAACGCGCTCGGGCTGGGGCTGGTGTCGGTGGTCTTCTTCGGGCAGATCGACGACCGGCCGGCCCCCGACCGGGCCGGCCCGGCCTTCGTGGACGCCTTCCAGCACGCGCTGTGGTACGTCGCCGCGATCATGGGCGCGATCTTCCTGCTGATGTCCGCCCTGCCGAAGCGCCCGGCCCAGCACGTGGAGGGCGCGGGGCAGGAGACGCCGGCGGGCGAGCGGGAGCCGGAGCCGCAGCTCGTGCACTGA
- a CDS encoding DeoR/GlpR family DNA-binding transcription regulator produces MYAPERQQEILRLARDGGRVDVLSLAEEFQVTAETIRRDLKALDRAGLVRRVHGGAIPVGRLDFEPDLAERESTAADEKDRIAKAALAELPAEGTVILDAGTTVARLAATIPLEASLTVVTHSLPIAARLADHPGIQLHLVGGRVRHRTRAAVDAWALRAYGEIRADVLFVAANGFSAEHGLTTPDLAEAAVKRAAVGAARRVVLLADSGKHGQEHFARFGGLGDVDLLITDSAMGPDDAAAIERLGPEVVRA; encoded by the coding sequence ATGTACGCACCGGAGCGGCAGCAGGAGATCCTCCGGCTCGCCCGGGACGGCGGCCGGGTGGACGTGCTGTCGCTGGCCGAGGAGTTCCAGGTCACCGCGGAGACGATCCGCCGCGATCTGAAGGCCCTCGACCGCGCCGGACTCGTCCGCCGGGTGCACGGCGGTGCCATCCCGGTCGGCCGCCTCGACTTCGAGCCGGACCTCGCCGAGCGCGAGTCCACCGCCGCCGACGAGAAGGACCGCATCGCCAAGGCGGCCCTCGCCGAACTGCCGGCCGAGGGCACGGTGATCCTCGACGCCGGTACGACGGTGGCCCGCCTCGCCGCGACCATCCCGCTGGAGGCGTCCCTCACCGTCGTCACGCACAGCCTGCCCATCGCCGCCCGGCTCGCCGACCACCCGGGCATCCAGCTCCACTTGGTCGGGGGCCGGGTCCGGCACCGTACGCGCGCCGCCGTGGACGCCTGGGCACTGCGCGCGTACGGCGAGATCCGCGCCGACGTGCTCTTCGTCGCCGCCAACGGCTTCTCCGCCGAGCACGGCCTGACCACGCCGGACCTCGCCGAGGCCGCGGTCAAGCGGGCCGCGGTCGGCGCGGCCCGGCGGGTGGTGCTGCTGGCCGACTCCGGCAAGCACGGCCAGGAGCACTTCGCGCGCTTCGGCGGTCTGGGCGATGTGGACCTGCTGATCACCGACAGCGCGATGGGCCCGGACGACGCCGCCGCCATCGAGCGCCTCGGCCCGGAAGTGGTGCGCGCATGA